The region GACGGGACAGGCGCGTGCGCCCAGCGCCCTCGACGGTGGCGACACTGGTGAAATTGCCAAACACCAGAATCTTGCCATCGGGCTGGCGGAAGAATCCGTTCACGCTGGAATTGCTGCCGCTGAAATTGCCTGCAGCAGGTCCTGTGGCACGACCCTCCGCATCAATCACGACCAATTGATTCCCAACATTTGTGGGGCCGCCATTGAGAGGATTCCCGGCGATGCTACCTCGGGCACCGATGAGCGTGCGCCCATCGGGAAGATGCAGAAAGGCATTCACATAATTGCTCGAGTTTGTACTCGTCGTGCCCAGTGCCACCAGTGCAGGATCGCGGTCGGCTGCCACCTGGTTCACCGCCACAGAGGTGGGGGTGGTGCTGGCCGTGCCTTGGCTATTTGTCACGGTAAGTGTGTAAAGGCCATCGTCGGCATTGTTCACCCCAGCGATCACCAGGGTGGCCGTATTGGCTCCCGAATAACGTCCGCCATTCTGGATCAAGACGCCATCGCGCCGCCATTCATAGGAAGCCGGAGTCGCTGCCAAAACCTCAGCGGACAACGTCAGCGTTGCCCCTCGTTCTGGCGTTGCATTGGCGGGGCTGCTGACCACCACAGGAGCATAAAGCACATTCAGCTTTGCGGGAGTGCTAGTGACGGTGTTCGTCGGTGTCCCGCCAGTCACCTCCACGGTGTAAAAGTCATCATCTGCCACACCGGCGTTGGTGATGGTGAGGATGGCCGTCGTAACGCCCGAGATGCGTCCACCATCCGCCAGCGGCACTCCGTTCTTCAACCACTGGTAGGTGAGACTGGTCCCTATCGCACCCACACTCATCTGGGCCGTGGTGCCGCCGTTGACACCCACCTTGGCGGGTTGATTGACAATAGCAGGATCTGTAGGATCTCCCTCCAGTCGCACCACACCGCCCGTCGTCACGCCATTGAAAGCCGTGAATTCTCCGGCGATCCAGATGGAGCCATCTGGGCCATGTGTCACCACCCTCACATCTGCATTCGGCCCCGTGCCTACAGTGAAGGAGGCATCGCCATCATTGGACCCCGGCGAAGGCAGCGGATTGCTGGCCTTGATCCGGTAAACCGAGCCGCTGCCACCGATGCTGGCTCGAATCACCATCACCTTGCCATTCGGTGCCTGAGAGAGTTCATAAACCTGGTTACCAGAACCGAGGTTGGACACCACAGCGCCCGTGTTACTGATCTCAGCAAACACCAGGCTTCCCAAGGAACCCGCCGCGAAGATTCGGCCATCTTTCAGCACCAGCAGATCATTGTAAGTGGAGCTACCGGAGGCCCCGGAAAGGGTAAAGGTGGTGTCCAGTGTTCCATTCGTGTTAAGCCGCCCAAAACGGCTGACCGTAGAACCCGCAAGCTGGCTAAACAACCCACTAACCAAAAGCTTATCATCATTCTGCACGGCAATGTTGGTCACCTGCTGGTTCACTGCCGGTGCAAAAGCGGCATCCAGCACCCCGGCTGAACTGAAGCGGGAAATCTGCCCAGTAGGACTCGTAAACATCCCCACATACACACGTCCGGCGGAGTCCAGGGCGATGTCATTCACCTGGCCTGCACTGAGGTTGCTGCCCACATTCGTGTTAAAATTCGTGTCCAGAGTCAGGTCGGCATTCAGCCGCATCAAGCGCGTGGCTGGACTGGTAAAACTGCCTCCCACCAGGATCTTCCCGTCCGGCTGCCTCAGCAGCGCAAGGACACTGTTGTTCAGAGTCAGAGGAAATGCTGTGTCCGTCGAGCCATCAGGACGAATGCGGATGAGGTAGGGTTTGTTGATATTGGTCCCCACATTCGCACTGAAGCCGCCGCCGATGAGCACGCCGCCATCGTCCGTGGCCACGATGGCCTGGGGAGCGCCACTGGTGAAGGAAGGCCGCCCCGCAGTGGCCTGCCCAGCGAAGATGCCGCCCGACCGCGCTGTCACGATGACTTGCGCGGCCGCGCTGCTGAAGCTGCCCGCTGCATTCGTGGCCACCAGCACATACAGCCCGGCCTGGGCCTGGGTGAGGGCCGCGATGTTCAGATTCGTCCCCGTCGCACCTGTCACAGGCGCGCCATTAAGATACCATTGATAGCTGATCGGCGTCGGGCTCGTCGCTGCAGCCGTCAGGGTCAGGGCTTCACCGACCAGCCGCGCTGTATTGGCCGCAGGCTGGACGGTGAAGGTCACCGGAGTGTCAGAATCCAGCAGCGTCACGATAGCATCCGCACCGGTGGTCACCGGCCCCTGCGGATCGCTGAGGAGCACACGGAAGCTTTCGGTGGACTCCTGCGTGCCATCCGCCAACAGCGTGAGCGTGATGAACTTGCTTTCGGAATCTCCAGGTGCCCAGCTCAGGGTACCTGTCGCTGCTGTGTAATCCGTGCCCGCCGTCGCTGTCGTGCCAGTGAGCGCATCTGCCGTGGTCCATTGCACAGAAAGCGGGTTCAGGACGGAGCCATACCGCCTAACCAACAGCGTAATCGTTCGTGCAGCCTCCGTGTAGGTCACACGCGCGGGCTCAAAGCCCACGGTTCCCACCTGAGAATTCCCCAAAAGCACAGCGGCATAATTTTTCGTCACACCGTTCACCAAAGTAAAATTACCCGCAATGAACACATCGCGTGAAGGCGTGAAATGCAGGCTGTTCACGCTGCCATTCGTGCCCCCGCCCACAACAAAGGAGGAATCAATGCTGCCATCCAGTTTCAAGCGGGCCACGCCCCGAAGATTGCTGCCACCGATGGTCAAAAACTCTCCGGCGATTACCAGCTTGCCATCCTGGTCAAGGATTCCTGAAACCTTGCCTTCTGTGTTATTGAATGGACTGACGAAAGAGCTGTCCGCAGTACCCGCTGCATCCAGCACCGCCATGCGCGGGCCTGGATTGTGGGCACCATTGAGTCCAGAGAAACGCCCACCAATCGCGATCTTCTGGCCGAAGGCATACAGACCGATGGTCTCGATTTCTCCACCGATGGCGGAGACTGGCGAAAAGCTGGAATCTACCGTGCCATTGGCATTCAGGCGGGAGAGGTTGTAGGTGAAGCCCTGGCCATTTCGCCCAATCATGTGGGCCACCAGGATCTTGCCGGAAATCCCCTGCTCCACCACGGCATCTACCTTGCCCTGGAGGTCGCTGCCCAGAGTCACTGGGGCGGTGAAACTGCTATCCAGCGTGCCATTGGCCAAGTAGCGGCGAAGCCCGCCGCCGGAACCAAAACCGACATAAAACGTGCCATCGGCCCCCGGGGCAATTGTCTCCACATACAGGTTATTTCCCGCAGGCAGCGAGGGCGTGTAAGTCGTGTCCAAAGCACCATTGGCTTGGAATCGCGCCAAGTCGGGACGACTCACCGCCGAACCTCCAGCAGGGCTGGTGACAGTGTCAAAGAAACCGCCCGCCAAAATGCTGCCGTCTTGCAGCACATGCAGCGCAGAGACCCCATTGTCGAAGGTGGACTCGGTAAAGGAGGTATCCACTGTGCCATTGGCTAATAAACGCTGGAGCGTCCGCACGGATGGTGCCCCATTCTGGGTGGTAACCACGATCCAACGGCCCTGGAGATCTGGGGCAGCCGCTGAAATCGCTCGATTGTTGCCCAAGCTAGGGGTGAAGGTGGTAACGACCGAACCCGCAGGCGTGAGCACATTCACCGTCGCCGCTGCTGAAGGCACGGACCCGTTTGCACTGGTGACCACCACCCGATACTGCCCGGCATGGTTCTGCGGATTCACTTGGCTGATCTGCAAGTTTCGGAACGTCGCCCCCGGGATGTTCGCAAAGCCGCTGCCGCTGTTGTATTGCCATTGGAAAGTCACAGGCACGGTGCTGTTGACCGTGACGCTCAGGTTCAGATTCGCCCCCTGGTTCAAGGTCACGCTGGCTGGGGGTGTGACGATTTCAGGCGGTGAATCATCATCCAAAATGGAGACCTGCGTCACCGCCACACTGCCCAGGGTGGCTCCTCCGGTCGGCCCTGTAAGGGTGACCTGAAAAGTCCTCGTCGCATTGGCCGGCACATTGTCCGTCAAAGGAATGGTGATGCTCTTGGCGCCGCCTTCACCATCGGCCCAGTTCAGGCTGCCGCTGCTGCTGGTGTAGTGGGTTCCGGCCACCGCATTGCCACCGCCCGTGGCGTAGTTCACACTCACAGCCCCGGCGATGCCTGCCGTGCGGGCCACCTGTACCGTCACACTGCCGCCGTCTTCCAAGGCGGAGTAAACAGGGCTGCTGAATTTCAGTGTGCCCGCTCCTGTTGTGCCATCGCCCTCGAAGGCCACCAGATTGTTGATTTCCAGTTCAGGGTCCGTCACGCGGGAAAACCACCCGCCCGCGACGATGCGGCCATCATTCAAGGGCACCGCGCTGTAAATGTGCGTGAGGTAGCTGTTGCGATCAGTCGAGTAAGGAGCCGGAGTGAAAGTGGTGTCGCGGGTGCCATCCGGATTCAGGATGACCAGAGAGGCCACCGATGTCTCATTGAAGACATTGAAGATGCCCCCGGCCAGGATGCGACCATCCGGCAGCAATTGCAGCAGGCCGCCCACCCAACCATTGGTGCCCTTGCCCAGGTTGGCATTGAAGGCTGCATCCGGCGCACCGCTGGCAGTCAGTCCCGTGAGGAAGTCCCCATCCGGCTGACCCACAAGAGTGTGGCTTCCACCGATGATCACCTGGCCACTAGGCAGTGCCAGCACCCGGTTTACCCGGCCATACTCGTTTGCAAAAGGCACATAAAAGGAGGTATCCTCCTGCCCTCCTGGTAGGAGCCGAAAAACATATGGGTAACCGCCAAAATTGCCCGCGCTACCGGACACATAAATCCGGCCATCCTGGGCGAGGCTGATGCAGTCCACCACTCGGGAGCTCCCCGCCATGGCGCTGGAGTCAAAGGTCAGGTCCTGCACGCCCGTCTGGGCATCCACCCGAATGAGGTTGGCCCGGCCTCCGGCGGCAAAAGCCCCTCCGATAAGTAGGCCACCATTCTTGTCCAAAGCCAGGCTCTGCACATAACGGCCAGCCCCATTCGATGCCAGCGTGGGCGGCACAAACGTTGGGTCCAGCGTGCCATCGGCATTCACCTTCGCCACCAAGGCCCGTACGGTGCTAGCCGGGCCATAATTTTCAAATACACCGCCGATGAAAAAGGAGCCGTCCGCATTCACCAGGATGGCATTCACTTCCGAAACCTGGCCCATCACCGTCGTGTGCGGTCCCTGGGTAAAGGCCCCATTCGGCGCAAAAGATGGATCCAGGCTACCGTCTGGCAGGAGCCGCTTCAGGGCCGTCAGCTCTCCTAGATTGTTGTGCCTGCCCATGCCTCCCCCACCTCCCACCAGGATGGCACCGCTGGGCTGTATTCCCAACGCCTGCACTGCCCCTGTCGGCCCTTGATCGGGATAGGTAGGCCCTGTGATGCCCAGACCGACTCCATTCAGGAAAACAGGGTCCAAATCTGCCGGCGCGGCCATGGCCGTCGTAAGAAGAGAAAACCCGAGGCAAGAAATAGTGCTAAATGCACGGATTAGGTTCATAGGCAATGCAAATTGAGGTCTGCTATATCGTAGTAACTCCTTTTGCAACGGGGAGTTACCTTTAGTCTTACTAAAGAGCCAGATGTCACAGTGACTTCATACTCGCGCCATCTGCCAGTGAAGACCTGCGGTCGACAGATACTCCTCCCGTGACAGTGGCTAAGTAAACGTCTATGATCCGGTTCATGGGACGTTTTTTTACCCGCTTTTTTCGCAACATGGCCCCTTCGTTTGATGGTGATGGGCGGCGTGGCATCGGCTGCCATCCACGCATCATCCTCGCCCTTCTCATCATGGGCGGTACCCTGGCTTATCACTACCTGGGCACCACCGAATACGAAAACGAATTCACTGGCCGTACCCAGCGCCTAGCCTTTGCCACAGCCGAAGAAGAAATCGCCCTGGGACTGCAATCCGCCCCGCTGATGATCCGGCAGATGGGCGGCCAGTCACGCGACATGCAGGCCCAGGCCCTGGTGGACCGCGTGGGGGCCAAGCTGGTGCAGAGCACGCTCGCAAGACAGACCCCATACCGCTTTGAATTTCACCTCCTCGCGGACCGTGAAACCGTCAATGCCTTTGCCCTCCCCGGTGGCCAAATCTTCATCACGGAAGCCTTGTTCCGCTTGTTTAAAAATGAGGACCAGCTCGCCGGAGTCCTGGGCCATGAGATCGGCCATGTTGTGGGCCGCCATTCCAATGAGCAGATGGCCACCAGCAAACTCTGGCAGGGACTGGCCCAGGGAGCTGGCGTACTGCTTTCCGATGGGCAAGGCAACACGGGGGCGCAGATCGCAGGCATGGTCGCCAACATGCGTGTCATGAAATACGGCCGTGATGATGAACTGGAGTCCGACTCCCTTGGCGTGCGTTTTCTCATCGAAGCCGGGTACAATCCAGAGGCCATGATCGGCGTGATGGAGATCCTGGCCAAGTCGTCCAAAGGCAGCAGCCAACCTGAATTCATGAGTACCCACCCGGCCCCGGAAAACCGCGTGGAACGCATCCGCGAGGCCATCGCCAAATACCGCAAGTGAAGCCCGGCCCCTGCCCCCTGTCGTAGCTTTCTCAATCCTCCCTTACCACTGCCTCATGTCCAAGCGCGTCCTCTGCCTGTTGGCCGACGGTTTTGAAGAAATCGAAACCATCACTCCTGTGGACCTCCTGCGCCGCGCCGGGGCGGAGGTCGTCATGGCGGCCCTGGGCGAGAGCATGCACGTCACAGGTCGCAGCGGCATCGTGATCCATGCGGATGCCCTTCTGGCCAACCTGGAGGCAGACTCCTTTGATCTTCTTTTCATCCCCGGTGGTCCTGCCGTGAAAAGCCTGCGCGCAGACGGTCGTCCGGCAGCGCTAGCCCGGCATTTCCTCACCGCCGGGAAAACCGTGGCCGCCATCTGTGCCGCCCCGCTGGTCTTGCACGATGCTGGCCTCCTGGAAGGACGCCGCTACACCGCCCACGACTCTACCTATGCTGAGCTGACACGGGCGGAGCCTGCCCAGGCCGTGATCGAGGATGGCCAGATCATCACCTCACGCGGCGCAGGCACCGCCCTTCCTTTCGGCCTCAGTCTGATCACCCGCCTCTACGATGAAGCCACAGCCGCCCAAGTGGCTGCGGCGGTGATGGCCTAACTATTTTTGCATCGGGTCAGAAATTCAACCCGAAGGGAACCCGTTTGCACGGGTCCCTCCACTCGCATCCACAAACCCCCGGCCCGGATCAACGACGGCGGCGGAAGTGCAGTCCCAGAAGTCCGATGAAGAGCAGCAGCAGGCGGCTGGGTTCTGGCACGACCACGATCAGGCCGTGGCTGTTAAACAGCCCCGTATCCCAGCTCAGACTGCCAGTGAGCGTTGGCAGGTTGAAAGTTGGCGTACCCGTGGCTGCAGCCGTGCCCAGGCTGGTCCAGTCCAGGATCTGGAAGACATGCCCGTAGTCCGGCACAAAGCCGTTCAGGAAGATGTTGGATACCTGAATCGTCGTCAGCAGGCTCGGGGCGCTCGGATCATTGATGTTGAGCTGGTCATGCTGGGTCGTTCCCGGTTCATAGTTCGTCCAGGAGGCCGGGACACTGAAGCCGGAAGGATTAGCCTGATATGCCAGCACATTGGCCAGATCGAGTGTCGTCGCCCCGCCAAGCTGGAACAGCAGGATGGATTCCGAAGTGGAACTGAGGCTGCCAATGTTCAACTGGCCGAGAGTGCTGACACCGCTGCTGTTCACGGAGCCAGGGGCGATGATGCCACTGTTGGCCACCAGGCCAGAGATGCGGCCCGTGCCAGCCAGGGTGCTGCCAATGCCGACAGTCACCGTGCCGGTACCAGTGCCGGAACCCGTGAGGTTGTTCACCACCAGCGTGCCTGCGCTGACCATGCTGCCGCCTACGTAAGTGTTGGCGTTGGTGAGGAACAAGGTGCCTGTGCCCGTTTTGGTCAGCACCGCGCAATCGGTTCCAGAGATGATGCCGGAGGCCGTGAGCTGGTTCGGAGAAACCACCTCCAGGCTGCCGCCCGAGCCTCCCAGGGAAATGCTGCGGTTCACACCCAGGTCCACCGTGGCCCCGGTGCTGCGCAGCACGCCGCCATTGTTGAGCGCGAGGGTGTTCGTCACCGAGCCATCGCCCAGATTCGTTGCACTGGCGATGCTGATGCGGCCCTGGTTGATCGTGGTCGCTCCGGCATACGTGTTGTCAGCGCGGAGATAAAGAGTGCGCGAGCCTTCCTTGATAATGCCCCCGTTGCGGACAACCGTCTCGATCACGGCGTCGTTGCGGAAGTTTGGATCCGTTTGGCTTGTCTCCACCACGATACGACGATCCGCCCCCCCCAGATCAAGGGTGCCGGTGACACTGCGGGTGCCGGCACTCGCCGTGCCTGTCCCAGTGATCAGGAGCTGGAACTCCGTCGTGCCGCCATCAGTCACGCGGTTGTTGTTCAGGATGATGTCGCCCATCACCGTCAGCACGCCAGTCGCTCCAGTGGCCACAATGGTGCCCCCGGAGGAGGTGGTTAGGAGAATCAGCCCGCCGATGGTCTCGCTGAAGTTATTCAGGTCAAAGCGCTGGGAGGTCCCCGTTCCATGGCGGATTTCCACCTTGGCCGTGTCGGCGATCTGGTCGCTGGCCAACAGTCGGACGATTGGAGTGGCCCCGCTGATGAGCAGGCCGCCGGTGCCGATGGCATTGCCGCCCGTAACATTCAGTTCTAGAGCGCCTGCGGTAACGGTGAACAGCCCGGTGTGCGTGCTGGCGGTGGTACCTGTCAGAGTCAGCGTTCCGGTGCCGAGCTTGCGCAATTCCGCATTGCCTGTGAGCATGAGATTGGTGGCCGTGGCGTTGATGGCATTCAAGTTGATGGTGCCACCACCCGTCCCCACATTCCACATACGGCTGCCCAGATCCCCTGTGTAACCCGCGCCCAGATTGAGCTGGCCACCAGCAAAATTGATCGCTCCTGTGCCGAGAGCGGCGATGTTGGAAATCTCAAGGTTCCCCTGGTTCAGGTAAACGCTGGTGAAAGCGTTCAGCACGTTGGTGAGGCGGAGAGTGCCTGCACCCGATTTCACCAACGGCACAGCCGAAGTCAGCGCCGGATCCAGCGTCACTGTGCCAGTCCCGGTGGTGAAGATGGAGTAATCGCGGCCACCACCTGCGGTGAGGCCGGAGATGCCGCTGATGCTGTGGTTGCCATTGCCTGCAAACAACAAGGTGCCGCTGGTGACTTCCATCGAGGAGGATGTGCCACTGAGCGCAATGGCCGTGGCAGAATCAAACACCAGCGCATTGATGGCCGTCGGCGTCGCCACAAGGGTGGAGGAGGCCGTGTAGCGGATGTTGTTATTCAGCGTGCCCGTGATGGCCGCGGAGTCATTGATGTACTCCGTCGAGGCCAGCGGGCGGAGGCCCAGCGCGGCAGACTCATGAGTCACCAAAGTATTGCCAGCGCCGGAGGCATCCGAATGGCCGATGATCCAGGGGATGATGGAAATGTTGGACGATGTGATGAGGCCGCCGCCGCCCACTTCATAACCTTCCAGTGTCGCCGTGGCCCCCGTATCAAAGCGGATGAGGCCGCGCTGGGTGGCCGTGGTGGTGCCCAGCGCCGGTCCGCGAACCAAAAGTGTCGAACGCTGTGTGCCGCGTGTCAGGGTGTCCGCCACCAAGTCGGCGATGGTGGAGGTCCCCGTGCCTGTCCCGTTGTTCCCCTGCGAGAGGATGAGGTTATGCCCGTAGCCTAAATTGATGGGGCCGACGTTTTCCGTGCGAGTAGCATTCTGGTTCTGGTTGTAGCTCCAAAGACCGTTGCGCGGAGACACGGTGACGGTTCCAGCCGTATTGTTCAGCGTGATCGGTGCAGAATCACTGAGACGGTTGATGGTGCTTGTCTGATCCTGACGGAAGATGAGTTCAGCTCCGGCATTCACCGTGTAGGAAGTGGCCGAACTCAGGCGACCGGCCCCTCCCTGAAGATCGATGCGTCCCAGATCCGCCACCACAGCACCTGTGAAGTCGGCGCTCAGGCCGGTGATGGTCAGGTAGTCAATGTTGGTTTTCACCAGGGTGCCGCTGCCGGAGAAGGCACCGCCAAAGATGAAGTTTTCGTTGGCCGTGCCATCGCCATCGCTCTGATTCAGCGTGAGCTGGGAGCCTGCATTCAGCAGCACCGTGCCATTCGCATTTTCCCCGCCTTGCAGCAGGCCGATGGTTTCAGTCTGGCCTGCGGGAAGTTCCAGCACGGTTGCCCCGGAGCCCAGGGCACCAATGATGTTCACGGGAGAGAGATCGCCGATGGCGTTGCCTCCGGTCAGCACCAGACGGCCTTCGTTCAGCGTCACCGCCGCCGTGTTGGAAAGCGCGCGGCCAGAGAGGATCAGGGTGCCTTCACCGCTCTTGGTCAAAGTACCGTCGCGGTCCGAGCTGATTTCAAAAGTGCCGCCCGTGTTGTTCTGGTGAACCACCAGCGGACCGATGAGGCGACCACCGGTGATGGCGGTATTGTTCGCGCCTACATTGGAGGTCAGCAGAATGCCACCGCTGCTGATGGCCAGGGAGCGGAAATTGTTAATCGCCAGCGTGCTCGCCGCATTGGCATTGAAGGTCAGTGAGGCAATGTTAGGCACACACTGGTCCACCACATTGGTTAAGACCGCTGTATTGATCACATGCTGGCCTGCCGTCCAGGCATCCACATCATTTCCTGGAGTGCTGACTAGGGAGGTGATCTTACCACCACTGACCGTGGCAAAAGCCGAACTGTTCACCGTCGCCCAGCCGCCGATGATGCCATCCGTGAGCGTGGTGGTACCGATCTTCACCTCCGTGCCGGAGCCGATCTCAAAGTTCAGGGTGGAGTTGTTCGTGCGAGTGAGGGTGCCGATGATATCGAGCGTCACAGCCGCGCCATTGTTGACGAGGGCGATCTCCCCCGCCCCGCGAGCCACCGCCAAACTGGCGACTGCCTGCGAGGCTGGCACCGTGCCATGACCATTGAGCGACAGCCGAGGGTTGGCCTCCGCGACGGTGCCCCCCAGTGTAAGGATCCCAGTGCCGATCTTATTGTCGGTGCCGGACTGGGTGCCAAAGTCGAGCGCCAGCTCTCCTTCACGCACCAGCGTGTTGCCCGTGCCAAAGGCGTTGTTGCCAGAGAGCACCACCGTTCCCACACTGTCTTTGTTGATGCTGTTGGCCCCAGTCACCGTGCTCGCCAGATTCGCGCTGACGCTGCCCGCGTAACCATTCAGGACGGTCCCAATGTTCACCGTGCCTGTCCCGATGACATTGCCGATGCGGTCTGCCGTATTGCTCGCACCGCCCACATCCAGCCTCGGTGTGGTGAAGGAGAAGCTATTCAAATTCAGCGTGGAGGTGCCGGCGGCGTTTTCATTCACCAGCACAAACTCCATCGCGCTGCCGAGGATGTTGTGGGCCAGGAGGTTGATGGTGCCGCCCGTTCTCACATAGAGGCCGTTGCTGGTTGTGTCTGCAATGAGGGACCCATCAATGGTGCCGCTGATGTTCAGCACGCTCGTGGCTCCTGTCACAATGACATCGTTCTGCACCGAGGTACCGTCCAGGTTGAGGGTGCCATTGTTGATCGCCAGGGTATCCCCAATGTTGATCGCGCCCGTCAGCGTCCACGTTCCCGTGCCCGCTTTGTTGAGGTCGCGCCCCGTTTCCAGGGTTGCCACTCCGTCGGAGGTGACGTCGCCAGAAAACACGTTGTTGCCGGTGCCATCGAGGGTCAGCGCATGGTTGGAGGCAATGAGGTAGTCGCCCGAGACCGTCAGGTCCGTCGTTGCCGAGGTGGAATCATTGCCGATGATCGTGCGGCTCGTTCCCGTGCCCACCAGGTTCACGCTCACCGTGGAGCCCAGCGGATTATTCACTGCGTCATAAGTGATGTTGCCGCCCAGAGTCAGGCTGCCGCCCGTGGCCGTATCCAGAAGATTGGCCTGGGAGGTGCTGCTGGCACCGCCGAGGGTGATGGCCCCGGTAAGGGTCATCGTGCGGCCATTGATT is a window of Prosthecobacter algae DNA encoding:
- a CDS encoding M48 family metallopeptidase; amino-acid sequence: MAPSFDGDGRRGIGCHPRIILALLIMGGTLAYHYLGTTEYENEFTGRTQRLAFATAEEEIALGLQSAPLMIRQMGGQSRDMQAQALVDRVGAKLVQSTLARQTPYRFEFHLLADRETVNAFALPGGQIFITEALFRLFKNEDQLAGVLGHEIGHVVGRHSNEQMATSKLWQGLAQGAGVLLSDGQGNTGAQIAGMVANMRVMKYGRDDELESDSLGVRFLIEAGYNPEAMIGVMEILAKSSKGSSQPEFMSTHPAPENRVERIREAIAKYRK
- a CDS encoding immunoglobulin domain-containing protein, which codes for MAAPADLDPVFLNGVGLGITGPTYPDQGPTGAVQALGIQPSGAILVGGGGGMGRHNNLGELTALKRLLPDGSLDPSFAPNGAFTQGPHTTVMGQVSEVNAILVNADGSFFIGGVFENYGPASTVRALVAKVNADGTLDPTFVPPTLASNGAGRYVQSLALDKNGGLLIGGAFAAGGRANLIRVDAQTGVQDLTFDSSAMAGSSRVVDCISLAQDGRIYVSGSAGNFGGYPYVFRLLPGGQEDTSFYVPFANEYGRVNRVLALPSGQVIIGGSHTLVGQPDGDFLTGLTASGAPDAAFNANLGKGTNGWVGGLLQLLPDGRILAGGIFNVFNETSVASLVILNPDGTRDTTFTPAPYSTDRNSYLTHIYSAVPLNDGRIVAGGWFSRVTDPELEINNLVAFEGDGTTGAGTLKFSSPVYSALEDGGSVTVQVARTAGIAGAVSVNYATGGGNAVAGTHYTSSSGSLNWADGEGGAKSITIPLTDNVPANATRTFQVTLTGPTGGATLGSVAVTQVSILDDDSPPEIVTPPASVTLNQGANLNLSVTVNSTVPVTFQWQYNSGSGFANIPGATFRNLQISQVNPQNHAGQYRVVVTSANGSVPSAAATVNVLTPAGSVVTTFTPSLGNNRAISAAAPDLQGRWIVVTTQNGAPSVRTLQRLLANGTVDTSFTESTFDNGVSALHVLQDGSILAGGFFDTVTSPAGGSAVSRPDLARFQANGALDTTYTPSLPAGNNLYVETIAPGADGTFYVGFGSGGGLRRYLANGTLDSSFTAPVTLGSDLQGKVDAVVEQGISGKILVAHMIGRNGQGFTYNLSRLNANGTVDSSFSPVSAIGGEIETIGLYAFGQKIAIGGRFSGLNGAHNPGPRMAVLDAAGTADSSFVSPFNNTEGKVSGILDQDGKLVIAGEFLTIGGSNLRGVARLKLDGSIDSSFVVGGGTNGSVNSLHFTPSRDVFIAGNFTLVNGVTKNYAAVLLGNSQVGTVGFEPARVTYTEAARTITLLVRRYGSVLNPLSVQWTTADALTGTTATAGTDYTAATGTLSWAPGDSESKFITLTLLADGTQESTESFRVLLSDPQGPVTTGADAIVTLLDSDTPVTFTVQPAANTARLVGEALTLTAAATSPTPISYQWYLNGAPVTGATGTNLNIAALTQAQAGLYVLVATNAAGSFSSAAAQVIVTARSGGIFAGQATAGRPSFTSGAPQAIVATDDGGVLIGGGFSANVGTNINKPYLIRIRPDGSTDTAFPLTLNNSVLALLRQPDGKILVGGSFTSPATRLMRLNADLTLDTNFNTNVGSNLSAGQVNDIALDSAGRVYVGMFTSPTGQISRFSSAGVLDAAFAPAVNQQVTNIAVQNDDKLLVSGLFSQLAGSTVSRFGRLNTNGTLDTTFTLSGASGSSTYNDLLVLKDGRIFAAGSLGSLVFAEISNTGAVVSNLGSGNQVYELSQAPNGKVMVIRASIGGSGSVYRIKASNPLPSPGSNDGDASFTVGTGPNADVRVVTHGPDGSIWIAGEFTAFNGVTTGGVVRLEGDPTDPAIVNQPAKVGVNGGTTAQMSVGAIGTSLTYQWLKNGVPLADGGRISGVTTAILTITNAGVADDDFYTVEVTGGTPTNTVTSTPAKLNVLYAPVVVSSPANATPERGATLTLSAEVLAATPASYEWRRDGVLIQNGGRYSGANTATLVIAGVNNADDGLYTLTVTNSQGTASTTPTSVAVNQVAADRDPALVALGTTSTNSSNYVNAFLHLPDGRTLIGARGSIAGNPLNGGPTNVGNQLVVIDAEGRATGPAAGNFSGSNSSVNGFFRQPDGKILVFGNFTSVATVEGAGRTRLSRLNADLSLDTSFLPVGPSSAPVAVIADGLGRIYVAGSFGGYGGNFGYNYLVRLNPDGSLDTTFKLELSDDVNAMQLLPNGKILVAGNFNSYGPSGATTTIPSLIRLNADGTLDNTFAPALPAGPIATTAVDALGRILVARNASPFGLLRLLPDGAADASFSFTETLTNAPSVMTALPDGKVLVGGGFTSPRNRLFRLNQDGSLDDGFNVGTGFNNGSITAIEVDFQGRLWISGFSFTTYKGVAANRMVILQGDGPVLRFITHPASQVVDVGTASLQFSASATGNNGFAYRWKRNGMPLNDGGRVSGVTTPTLTISNIIIGDAANYTVTVTSPDDEVTSNSALLTVLSAPEILSSPVSRIVDTGTTVTFNGTARGAGTLSYQWLLGDVALSNGNGVSGATTPTLTLTGVDFADAGNYRLRVTNTISTATSGTANLTVQRRPDALAGDRPQPTFNNEVLAIHLYDDGSYLVGGAFTSVSVNGATSVNRGRLARFLSDGTLDPNFSPSFNNTIRAIAVDSEGRIFVGGDFTSVNIGGTVTNVTRVARFTSARALDTAFDTVTAGPNQGVYALAAVGDGSVYIGGKFTQIGTNNSAAVNRMARLGANGAVMASFTSGAVNDVNCIHRLANGTLYVGGISNTWGSNAMARLVKLSATGARDGNFVSPDIFTIVHDVLQLPNGSLFVGGNVAGQPYLKRLNAATGADLGFSITSHSSVVNTVARQPDGKLLSGANATFIRMDESFVRDTGMSVSLDSRVNDIAVDAQGRIYVGGSFTSLNQVTQNRFAILNGGEFDSRNGLLPPQTITFVQPANRTFNPAANSLQVSATSSSSLPVSIEVTSGPATLNGSTLTITGAGEVTLTATQAGNENFSAATPVVRTFTVAKATQTINFAALSDRSMFSVPFTLSATASSGLPVSFERVSGPATVSGATVTLDGTEGVVTVRATQAGNANYEAAQAVEHSFISLDTPPSPEPQTITFAPLADRLATAGPFTLNATASSGLTVAFELVSGPAMLVGNTVTPTGPSGTVTIRATQPGNGTWLEAPAVSRSFFITGNTPVVPVAQTITFTLPPTRYLSEGTVALSAYSSSGLAVSFEVVSGPADLSAPGMLTLTGVGTVSVRAVQAGSAAVKAAAPVIRSFKVLADPTGLTLTNLTQTYTGSPIEVGYVGVDESVEVTITYAGSETPPTQAGKYAVVATAGAVKKTGSLVINKAPLTVTADNQRKLVGQPNPPLTLSYSGFLAGDSELTIFDDPTAKPAVKPPVLTTTAKETSAGGLYPIKPAGAVAVNYLFIYVNGTLTVDTFAGQYEALLASTGGNALPAAKAEITVAATGKTFTGKLTTAGELAALPFKGNLTTDVEEETVTGQATFSKGTNSYVLDFVLPLQGEFETTLKLNDTVVAATLDGQKLLVLAKGQTLTHVGAHTLLLGSGLVIDTSVMPVPEGVGYATATVDAKGTLKLAGKLGDGTLLTASLAADSEAGYRLFLLPYKRLNSYIAGNIPLQNHPNLAGRKYVGFDAEADLVWQKAPETKDKSYRAGFGPLACRIMLDPWLPPTKATKTVAAITLANRLGLNPTGQLTVAHGAFTSDSYDDLPVSVTVDAAGKVAVASPVTVPVNATKWKVTFTATTGLFSGSFVLSDIVAGRAVPRTVPFVGILRQPVNETEGILGGGHLLLPALSTAPTNEQVSWPIEFQKP